Proteins encoded within one genomic window of Pygocentrus nattereri isolate fPygNat1 chromosome 11, fPygNat1.pri, whole genome shotgun sequence:
- the cdkn1bb gene encoding cyclin-dependent kinase inhibitor 1Bb, which yields MSNVRLSNGSPTLERMDARLSDQPKPCACRNLFGPVDHEELTRELKGHLRAMEEASTETWNFDFATYTPLAHGRYLWTAVDTTDLPSFYSSTGNKSVDVNGNHERLAERSESQTERREQQHAAKGQRKRPACHDSSCQSKRSHTCVEEVSRHPPALAQQLDHHTPVKSSPQRRQT from the exons ATGTCTAATGTGCGTCTTTCGAATGGGAGCCCGACTCTGGAGAGGATGGACGCGCGGCTGTCCGACCAGCCGAAGCCGTGCGCCTGCAGGAACCTGTTCGGGCCGGTGGACCACGAAGAGTTAACGAGGGAGTTAAAGGGACACTTGAGGGCGATGGAAGAGGCGTCGACCGAGACGTGGAACTTCGACTTCGCCACCTACACGCCTCTGGCGCACGGCCGGTACCTGTGGACCGCCGTGGACACCACGGACTTACCGAGCTTCTACAGCTCTACCGGGAATAAGAGTGTGGATGTAAACGGAAACCACGAGCGCCTGGCCGAGCGGAGTGAGAGCCAGACGGAGCGGAGAGAGCAGCAGCACGCCGCCAAGGGCCAGAGGAAAAGACCTGCGTGCCACG ACTCCTCATGTCAGAGTAAACGGTCGCACACCTGTGTGGAAGAAGTCTCTCGTCACCCTCCGGCTTTGGCCCAGCAGCTCGACCACCACACACCCGTGAAGTCGAGCCCCCAGCGGCGGCAGACGTGA